Part of the Mauremys reevesii isolate NIE-2019 linkage group 4, ASM1616193v1, whole genome shotgun sequence genome is shown below.
acacagtggtgcactgtgggatagctcccagagctactaagttcgatttgcatccacacctagcctaattcgacatagccatgtcgaatttagcgctactctcctcgtcggggtggagtaccgaattcgaactaaagagccctctaggtcgaactaattagcatcctggtgtggacggttgcacggttaaatcgaattaacgctgctaaattcgacataaactcctagtgtagaccaggccttagatgcagGTGAAACATACTAATTGTTTGGCGCTCTATCTGATATCTTCTCAGTCATTCCTGGTTTCAGATTCACCTCGTTGTCCCGGGCCCAATAGATGGAATGTAAAACCTGTAAGATATGTAATAGTATCCCAGATTATCTAGCTATTTGTAGCATGCCAATCACCATGGTATGCTTTGTCCTTCTCTTGCTAGGTTATTCCCCAAGGTAGGAAAGATAGATTAACTCATTTTGCTTGATGGAGACCACATGATGACCAGAGGAGCTCAGGAGGAGATCACAGCATGCTACAGACTTCTGCAGTTCACAAACTATCCCTCTTGCATGCATATTATCTGCACACAGAGCTCAGCTTTAAGGTGCTAAATAAAGCTCTGAGTCAACTAGAAATAGTCATGCTCTCATCGTAAATATTAATACAATATTTTTGATAATGTACAGTAACTCTCCACTTAACATCttcttgcttaacattgtttcgacCTTACGTCACCGCTCCATTACAGAACCTGCTcgtttgtccacagctggcagcccctctATCAGCTCCTCTATGCccccgcagcgcctcctgctggcagaCTGCatagatcagcgccttccccctgcttcctctccccccccccccagcccacggCAATTAGCTGGTTTGCAGCATTCAGGAGtcagtggagggagggggaggagggaggatgcgGCATgtggagtaaagggggaggaagtggggggagaagaggcagcttaagggtggggtcttgggggaaggggtggagtgggcaggctgaGGGTTAAGCCTcccgcccctggtgcttgcacagtaggggaagctgccgctggtGCTGCGCAACCTGCttctccttgcctgcctcattgtctgcagtgccactgggctgtgcctgtgtaggGTTAGGCAGGGACATCTCCATTGCTTCAtactcagcaatgatgattgcagtattaaactgtttctttaacattgttttaaaaacttatacctgtattaaattgcatGTTTAAAATTGCTTAAAATGTATATAGTGCCGTTTGTCTGCCAAATAAAaatattccctggaacctaaccacccctatttacattaattcttatggggaaattggattcgcttaacatcgtttcacttagagtcgcatttttcaggaacataactacaatgttaagtgaggagctactgtatgtgaagttataagattacACTATCAGATTATTAATACATGTCCCAAACTCAGGCTGGCAAAAAAAAGACaggtgtgctctgcttaattttgtATCTAAACAGTAACCAGAGTCATCaagaaggaagggaaacaaaggaagccccaaaaggtgaggaaaaagCATCAGGGAACATCCTTCTACATAGACATTTTGTCTTCTGGTAACCAGGTGGAAATGTTTCTCAAAGGGGTAtaggactataaaaagaaggggcaGACATCCAAAGGcaccgctctctctctctctctctctgcctcttcccattgattcactgcatctgaagggaaaaggaagcagccattggacttggggaggggtcctgacctaagaagtttggtcagtaagactgctggaaGCATGTGGGGAGGAaacttttgctttgaatttcaCATAATTTGTTAACTTAGGCACGAGTTGCATTGTAGCTTTATATTTCTTGTAACCATGTCTCACATCTATGCCTCCTTATTtacactcacttaaaatctatatttgtagTCAATcaatctaatccagtgtgtttaaatagaAGTATCTGAGAAGCTAAATTGCATGCATATTAGTGCTGTTAAAGAAATAATGGACAATGTAGCTTGCattgtccaggagaggactgggcaGCAAAGGATGTACATTTCGGGAGGGAAATCGAAGACTGAGGAGTGATTGGGGTCACCCTACAGTATAAGCAAGGGTGGTGAGATCCTGAGTGTAACCCAACTGTTCCTGgtcaggctgcagttacacacacatgctcaggaTGTGAtttgtttgtgagtggcccaggtggaagccacttcagcaaggcattgcaAGGTTGCAGGCAGGTGTGACACAGCTGCTGATTAGTCTGGGTTGGGCCCTGGTATGTAACAGCCATCAACCTAGAAAATATCCCAATAATACTAAAGGTGTGGTGCTGACTGGCAGTAGTAGCGAACGATTTATGAGTTTAAACTGTATaatctttatacagagtaaaacagatttatttgaggtttggaccccattgggagctgggtatctgagtgctggagacaggagcacttcttgagctgttttcagttaagcctgcagcttttgcaggacgtggttcagacctggggctGTTTTTTTTAGCAGgcaagcatgtctggctcaaacaaggtaaggtactgaagtcccaagctggcagggaaaacaggctcagaggtagtctcaggacatcgggtggcagctcccaaaggagtttctgtgacccaacccgtcacacagAGTTTAGGAATAAAATTGCAAAACAATGTGTGTTGAGgggaggataggacaagaaccgATAGActtcaattgcagcaagggaggtttaggttggacattaggaaaaacttcctaactgtcagggtggttaggcactggaataaattgcccaggaaggttgtggaatctccaccactggagatttttaagagcaggttagacaaacacctgtcggggatggtctagataatatttggtcctgccatgagtgcaggggactggactagacgacctctcaaggtcccttccagtcctatgattgtACGATCTCACAAAGAgccctgcactgggaggaggggggatgccAGCCTGAGCAGTGGGCAGGGTGAGGGACACGCACCTGCCTACACTTGATATTCAGCTCCACTCTACCCACCACCACCTGCACATGCAGAGTGCACAATgtacaccaaacacacacacacacagtgcccactacacatacacacagaatgcccaccacacacacacacacagtgcccagtgctcaccaaacacacacacacagacaaagtgctcactacacacacacacacagtgcccactgcacaccaaacacacacacacacgcacacacagtacccactatacatacacacagagtgcccaccacacacacagtgcccagtgcacaccaaacacacacacacacacacacagtgcccacTGCACACCAAACTCACATACACAGAGTgcccactgcacacacacacacagcctgacaCTGAGCTCGGTCAGACTGCAGAATAATGCAGAATAATCTCTACTGGGGAGCTGGGACAGCTGGAATATTTCCAACTCTCCTGAACAAAAAGAACCGAAGGGGATTCTGCTGCCCTGGCAGGGAGATAGGCCTGGATTTCCCAACTGGGCTTTTCCATTCACCGCTTCTCTGAGGCCTGgtttcagggccgcccggggaggggggcaagtggggcaatttgccacaggcCCTGGGCCCggtaggggcccccacgagagtttttcagggcccctggagcggggtgcTTCACTCTGGGACACTCggtagcaattcggcggcggagtgtccttccgctccgggatctgccaccgaagaccccagtccccctgaatcctctgggcagccctgcctgatTTATGCTTAAACGTAGATCAACAGAGCTCTGTCGTACAGGGGGAGGGTGGACTTTTCACACCCTGTGCGAAGCAGTCAGATCGTACTCACCCTCAgtgtaattcttccattgacctagctactgcctgtcAGAGACGTGGATTAACTACATCGAAAGAAAAACCTTTCCATCAATGTGGGAAACATCGACACTATGGCGCTGCTGCACAGCATCGCTGAGTTAATGTAATTGCTTTAATATAGACATTCCCGGAATCGATGGGGGAATTTTCCCCCTTCCTCTTGAAactatttttctctccttttccatcactcttctccctcccttggtAAAGCTCTTTCCTTCTTTTGATAGGTAAACATGTTCAGAAAAGTTTAAATTTCTCCTCTCAGGATaatttctccttctcctcccatgAATGGCTCACTGTCATTTCAATTAAAGACTGAGATTCTCTGAAACAGACTTGTTTACCCATGACTTGGTGGTACCTCCTTGTTTTTCCTCCCTTCACTTACACTGAGTTGAGAAGGACAGAAGCAGTACCTGCTCAGAACCCTAAAATCAGACTAAGAGTTgaaatctttccctgtttgctccCCACACCAACGTTACCCTTAATACCTCTGGAGTTGCCTCCTTGGGTGGCACAGGATAAATTTGGCTTTGAGATTTGCTCACTGGAACATCTGTTTTCCCAGGGCAACAGGTCTGTATGGCACATTCAAGTAATGTTGTTAACGTGTGTTTCCTTGTGGAAATAGAACACAGAGCTCCAGAACATCAGCTAGTCTGTATCACTGACTCTCCCGTgaggacattttaaaataatacaaaacTGAGGTGACTGTATTCCACTTTATTTGTTGGTCACCTCTTCAAATGTCTCTTTAAGTAAATTCCCAGCATTGGGGCAAAAAGTTGTCTAGAAATTGGTGAATTTCTTCTGGACGAATAATTTATTGTCAAAAACAATACCGTTTGGACTGAcctgaaactattcacaaatgAGTTACAAATACTCCTAATAGCTTTATTCCAAaaaattatgtgtgtgtgtgtgggggggaggatttAGGTGCAACCACCATAGGAGGCAGTGGTGGTCCTTCCTGTTGTAATTTTTAGTCCAGTAGATGGAGTGTTCACTTGTgaggtgggagatccaggttcagttCTCCCTTCTGTCCAGTGCAGGGCAAAGCCACGTGTGAcactgcactccatatgctttatgaaaatatgcttatgaaaatGACATAACTGGAGTATGAGTTATACTAAGTGCCCCATGTAACATATCATTAGAAAGGTTGTAATCTACTAGGTGTGTTCATCCTATTGGTTTACAAaaattatttctatgtctggagttaggagaataagataaaGACTTGTATTACAGATGTAGACTTATTAAGTGGCGGCCATTAAAGGTGCTTCAGAATCACTGAActgtgaatggctctgtttacctgcaagccttcctgtgtatgtgtgggccaacccaggaagaatggagactggggtcttacagtgacatgtgaccatgtcacctgatactggaatccatcttgaaGCTGGTACTTTTCCAGAGGGGGGTGGAATTCCAAACAAAGGTTTTCCGCCTTAGGGAAGTTCTATATCAAGTTGGGAAGCAAACAATGAGTGTCTTCTACTGCCATAAGAGacgacctccccaccccacagagatACCTGCAAGCACCTGGAAACAAGGACTGTAAccacaggggtgggggagaacaggCTGGACTCAGGTCAGAAAAGGCCTCTCACCTGAGAAGGATTTTACGTGAAGTAACAATGAGGCTGAGAAGTTAACATCTGTAACTGATTTctgagtgtattaagcttagatttgcatgttttgttttattttgctttgtgatttactttgttctgtctgttaatacttaaattctactttcatactttataaataaacaaaagttattttattaatgCAGTGTAAGTAATTGTTacctgagggtggggggaagctctgaatatctctctatcagtgatatagAGGGTGAACATTTATCATTTTACCtggtataagctttatacagagtaaaattaCTTTATTTGGTGTTTAGATCCcgttgggagctgggtgtctgcgTGCTGGAGACAGGTATCCTGCTGAGCTAGTTTCAGTCTAGATCTGCagtttgggtctgtgttgcagcaggctagcgtgtctggctcagcaagtcAGGGTACTGGAGgtccaggctggcagggaaaacgggctcagaggtaatttcaacacatcaggtgacagtcccaatgGGGGtgtctgtgaccaaacccatcacactaTGCACTTGTGTTCCCTGCATTTCCAGAAAACACCCCAGCCCCTGAGTGATGTGCTCTTCCAGTCTGGGTtgctctcagtctctcctttCAATGTTGTTCTAACGGGGATAACTAATTAAATAACCCTTGGAACAGAGATGTGAAGTTGAGCATCTCACCCTCTGGGTGAGTGCCCCTAGCCACCAGATTATAGAATCATTCTCTCTTTCTGGACCTGTGATTCCTCCTGTAATATGTccactgatctcagttggggcctgcAGACCTTGTTGGAATacaaacaaattaataataataacaatacaaTAATGAACAATACTACCACGAACTCTGCGAAATTACATTGCAATGGTCTGGGAATTGAATTCACCTGTTCCCACTCCCCATCACTAAACCAGTACAGAGTTAAACAGATTCAGGAATTGGTTAGGAGTTTATTCATTGCTCTCCTCAGGGCGTCCTTCACCTccgtgttcctcaggctgtagatgagggggttcaaCATGGGGATCACCAGCGTGTAAAACACCAAGGCCACTTTGTCTGTGTCCATGGAATAGCTGGAGGGGGGACGTAAATACAGGAAAAGTGGGATGCCATAAAACAGGACCACCACAGTCAAGTGgaaagagcaggtggagaaggctttgcgcCGGCCCTCGGCAGAGCGGATcttcaggatggtggagatgatataGACATAGGAGAGGAGGACAGTCACAAAGCTGATCACCTGAATGCAGCTTGTGAAAGCAAACATCACAATCTCATTGATGTGAGTGTCAGAACAGGAGAGCGCCAGCAGTGGggggatgtcacagaagaaatgattgatGATGTTGGAGTTGCAGAATGACAGTCGAAATGTAAAACACGTTTGTATCATTGAATCCACAAACCCGACAGCGTACACCCCGACCACCAGCTGTTTACAAAGCTGCCTGGACATGGTGACCATATAGAGCAGTGGGTTACAGATGGCCACATAACGGTCATATGCCATCACAGCCAGCAAGAGGCACACAACATCTGCAGAAATGACACAGAGATACAGTTGCACAGCACAGGCAGAGTAAGAAATGCTTTTCCTCTCCgctaagaaattcagcagcatcttaGGGGAAATTATCGAGGAaaagcagaggtcacagaaagacaaattacgcaggaaaaagtacatgggggtgtttAGTCGGGGATCAATTGTGATTAACACGATcatccccccattccctaccagGGTGATAACATAAATCAGTAGGAACACCACAAACAGGGGGTTCTGCAGCTCTGGACGATCTGTCAGTCCTGAGAGAATGAACTCAGTCACCTCTGagtgatttcccttttccatctcctctgaacaCAGATCAGACAGCTGCAGAGATGTGGGCAGGTGCATGGTTCAGAAAACCTGTCCCTTCTTTGAAATGAAGTAAGTGAAGATAAATGATCAGTTTCTCAATGGACATCAGTACCCGCTCAGGGAAGGGCTTAGTCCACAGAGCCGGACGTTCAGAGCTAGTCATTCCAGTTGTGTGATAAAATAGACACTGTGTAAATACAATAACACACAGGTTAATCATGCCCCACACACGAACACTCCCATTCACTAATCCAAGCAGCAAGTAGTGTTTTGTGAATCTGCTGTAAGAGAATCATGGTGAAAATTGTTTCAGTCTGAAGAGATTATTTGTAAGCTCCAAAAGGGGTGAGAATAAAGGAGTCTCAGTCTTTCTACCATCTTTGGGCAAGGGGAGCTTTGTGGCCTGGCATGTTGGTTTGGGGTAAGTCTTGCTTACAGTGCAAATTCAGTTTTTTGGCATTTACTTTAGCCTGTATGAGAACCCACAGATACAATGGAAAGCACTGACTTTGGTGTCTATTTAATTACCTATTTTTTCCAAGCAAGGAGGTCGCCTCTTTTAGCTGAAGGGGTAGGAT
Proteins encoded:
- the LOC120403483 gene encoding olfactory receptor 1038-like codes for the protein MEKGNHSEVTEFILSGLTDRPELQNPLFVVFLLIYVITLVGNGGMIVLITIDPRLNTPMYFFLRNLSFCDLCFSSIISPKMLLNFLAERKSISYSACAVQLYLCVISADVVCLLLAVMAYDRYVAICNPLLYMVTMSRQLCKQLVVGVYAVGFVDSMIQTCFTFRLSFCNSNIINHFFCDIPPLLALSCSDTHINEIVMFAFTSCIQVISFVTVLLSYVYIISTILKIRSAEGRRKAFSTCSFHLTVVVLFYGIPLFLYLRPPSSYSMDTDKVALVFYTLVIPMLNPLIYSLRNTEVKDALRRAMNKLLTNS